A stretch of DNA from Staphylococcus equorum:
AATCAAAAAGTCGTTTCGGTCAATCTATCACTACATTTGGTGGTTATATCATGCCACCACTCATGTTATTTTTAGGTTTCTTAGCTATTGAATTTCAATACCCTAGTTTATTTATAAGTGCATACTTAGTTATATTTATTTATTTTTTAATACTAACCTCAAGAAAGATACTGCCAATCTTCATTGTTATTTTACTTATTGCACTACTCTATTTTTTATTCCAAAGTGATAATCAATTGATGATGTTTTACATTGTGAGCCTTACATCTCACTTTATATTGGGTGTCTTATTAGGCGAAGTCTTGCAATCTTCAGTCACTATTTTTAAACTGACATTTTCACAACAACCTGTATCTTGGGATGGTAGTACTTTAAAAGAGTTAACACATGTCCCTACCTTTATTTACAGCATGATATGGATAGCGATTAATATCTTCACAATTTATCAATTATTTCATGGGTACTTTTTTACTTAAATCACTGAGCTTGAGATGATGTTTCTAACATCTACCTCAAGCTTTTTTTATTTTTTTAAACAAAAAAGTGGATGCTAAAAGCTACCCACTCCATAAAAATCATTTATATTTCAGCGTAAATATGCGCTGCATTATCATAGCTTAAAATTGTCACATTTTCGTCTTTTTGAACAATAATCACTTTATTTGTATCGTCTTTATTAATGATTTTAATTTCTTCATCAATTAATATATCTTTGCTCGATAAATATATGAGTAATTCAGTACGATCACGAACACGTTTAATTGTCACCTTATCGTCAGCCTCAAATGAAAGTAAATTCGTAGTATAAAGTTCTTTGTATTTACTATCACGTGGTATCACGCCACCGTGTGGACAAGTAATTGGATAATCCAATAGTTTATCCAAACGTTCTACAAACAAATTAGATACTTTGTGCTCTAAAACTTCTGCTTCTTGATGTACTTCTTCCCAATTATATTTCAATATTTTTATTAAAAACAATTCAATTAAACGATGACGTTTAATGATATCCAACGTGTATGTTAAACCTTTATCTGAAAGCTGCACACCTTTATATGGTTTTGTTTCAACATACCCAGTTTTTTCTAAACGGTGAACCATTTCACTGACTGAAGGTGGTTTGATGTTTAAATATTGGGATAGTGTCTTATTTGAAACAAAAAAATGATCACCATTGTGCGTTAAAATCGCCTTTAAATAGTCTTCTTTTTCTTCAGTTAGCATTATCTCACCTCTCAACTCATTCACTTCATTGTATCACGAATCGACTTGACACGCTAAATCTTCATGGTATATTATAAGATAAATTAGGTTAGCCTAAAAATATTGTTAAGGAGGTCTAATATGTTAAGAGTTAAAAACCTAAATCTAACTTTAGGGAATAAACATGTCTTAGAAGACATTAATTTAAACATTCCTATAAAAGGCGAGATTATTGGCATAATGGGGCCAAATGGTGCTGGGAAATCATCTTTACTCAAATCTTTTATTGGGGAGTTTAAATCTACTGGGACCGCCCACTTAAACGATGATTACATACATAATTCATTAAAATCTATCACCTATATTCCACAAAAAGCGCATATTGACTTAGATTTTCCAATTGATGTCGAACATGTTGTTATATCAGGCGCATACAAAGATATCGGTTGGATTAAATGGGTAACGTCAGAAACTAAAAAAAGGTTAAATCAATTGATGAAAACCTTGGAATTAGAAAGTTTACGTCATCGTCAAATTTCACAATTAAGTGGTGGTCAATTACAGCGTGTACTTGTCGCACGTGCGCTAATGACGGAAAGTACACTTTATTTGTTAGATGAGCCCTTTGTCGGTATTGATTTCCATAGTGAACAAATCATTATGACACAACTACAAAAATTGAAAAGTGAAGGTAAATTACTTTTAATTGTCCATCACGATTTATCAAAAACTGAAGAGTATTTTGATCGTGTCATACTTTTAAACAAAACAATTCGTTATTTCGGTGACAGTAGTACTGCAATGCTACCAGAGAATTTAAATAGTACATTTTTAAATTCGAACTCAAAAATTGAAGCGACTTAAAACAACAGAAAGGAGATAAATTTATTATGGAATTCGTTCAACATTTACTCGATTATAAATTTTTAAGCAATGCCTTAATTATTTCAATCGTAGTTGGAATTGTATGTGGTACAGTTGGCTGTCTCATCGTCCTTAGAGGACTTTCGCTAATGGGTGACGCAATGAGTCATGCTGTGTTACCTGGTGTCGCCCTATCTTTCTTATTCAATATCCCTATGTTTATTGGGGCATTAATCACAGGTATGATTGCCAGCATCTTCATTGGCTTTATTACGAAAAATAGTAAAACCAAACCTGACGCTGCTATCGGTATCAGTTTTACAGCATTTTTAGCGATGGGTATTATTTTAATCAGTTTGATTAACAGTACCACTGACTTATACCATATATTATTTGGTAACTTACTCGCTGTAACTCAATCAACATTTTGGTCAACAATTGTTGTTGGTGTACTGGTTATGATATTAATCATACTATTCTACAGACCGTTAATGGTCTCAACATTTGATCCAGTATTTAGCCGAATGAGTGGTCTAAACACCACTATAACTCACTATTTTGTAATGTTATTACTATCACTTGTAATTGTAGCGAGTATTCAAACTGTCGGCATTATTTTAGTTGTCGCGTTATTAATTACGCCAGCCTCAGCAGCGTTTTTAATTGCAAAAAAATTACATACAATGATGATTATATCAAGTCTTTTTAGTACAATCAGCGCGATTGTTGGCCTCTATTTCAGCTATCTTTATAATTTGCCAAGTGGCGCAACAATTGTATTATGCGCATTCTTGATTTACATCGTTATTTTTATATTAAGTAAATTACAAATTTTTAATAAGAAGGGACAAACTATATGAAAAAAATAATAGCAATTGCACTCGTTTTCATCCTTTTTTTAAGTGCATGTAGCAATGGGAGCAATGAAAAAAGCGATACAGCTTCAAATGATAAATTAAAAATTGTTACGACAAATTCAATATTATACGATATGGTCAAAAATACTGCCGGTGATAATGTTGAAATACATAGTATTGTGCCAATTGGCCAAGACCCTCACGAATATGAAGTTAAGCCTAAAGACATCAAAGCACTAACTGATGCAGATGTTATTTTTTATAACGGTTTGAACTTAGAAACAGGAAATGGCTGGTTTGAAAAAGCATTAAGTCAAGCCAATAAGTCAACTAAAGATGATTCTGTAGTAAGACCTTCTGAAAATGTAAAACCACTGTATTTAGAAGGTGGCGAAGGTGACAAATCAAAACAAGACCCTCATGCTTGGTTAAGTTTAGACAATGGTATTAAATATGTTGAAACAATCAAAGATACAATATTAAAACACGATAAAAAACATAATGACGAAATCAAAGCTCAAAGCGAAAAGTATCTTGGAGAACTAGAACAACTTAATAAAGAAAGTCATGATAAATTCAATGATATTCCTAAAGAGCAACGCGCAATGATCACAAGTGAAGGTGCCTTCAAATATTTCTCTAAACAATATGACATCAAACCTGGTTATATTTGGGAAATTAATACTGAAAAGCAAGGTACACCTGAGCAAATGAAACAAGCAGTTCAATTTGTAAAAGATAATAATTTGAAGCATTTACTTGTTGAAACAAGCGTTGATAAGAAGAGTATGCAAAGTTTAAGCGAAGAAACGAAAAAAGACATCTTTGGCGAAGTATTTACTGATTCAATCGGTGAAAAAGGGTCTAAAGGTGATTCTTATTACAATATGATGAAAGAAAATATCGAAACAGTACATGGCAGCATGGAATAAGTCGATAGGCTATTTAACCTATTATAGGTGAATAGCCCCATGTCGTTCGTTACCCTCCTTATAACGTACGGCATGGGGCTATTCAAGCCTTAAATCATCTCCTTAGCTCCATCAATGGTAGATTCCTCCCCCATTGATGGAGCTTTTTTTTAGCGAAACTTCTTCCTAAAAGGAAGTTAGTTTCGCTTATGCATAAAGACTTACTTTCCAATTCATTGCGATTAGTAAGTCTTACACATATGCTTTAGCATATGTGATCCACTACAACAGCTCAGGCGTTCCTTAATCTCCTACAAGGAAATTAGTTTCGCTTATACATTCGCCTTTAAGAATGTATTACTCAATCGTTTAACTCATTGATGTTATTCTAAATAACTTTTGAATAAGTAATATCTAC
This window harbors:
- a CDS encoding M50 family metallopeptidase, giving the protein MTKIHEFFSSAIQLNLYWVMIIALLYIIIHNYRNKPINRILDIYLNYIPVLTHEFGHILFNKLSGGKAKDLVIVASPTERIATSQQGFAVTQSKSRFGQSITTFGGYIMPPLMLFLGFLAIEFQYPSLFISAYLVIFIYFLILTSRKILPIFIVILLIALLYFLFQSDNQLMMFYIVSLTSHFILGVLLGEVLQSSVTIFKLTFSQQPVSWDGSTLKELTHVPTFIYSMIWIAINIFTIYQLFHGYFFT
- a CDS encoding metal-dependent transcriptional regulator; the encoded protein is MLTEEKEDYLKAILTHNGDHFFVSNKTLSQYLNIKPPSVSEMVHRLEKTGYVETKPYKGVQLSDKGLTYTLDIIKRHRLIELFLIKILKYNWEEVHQEAEVLEHKVSNLFVERLDKLLDYPITCPHGGVIPRDSKYKELYTTNLLSFEADDKVTIKRVRDRTELLIYLSSKDILIDEEIKIINKDDTNKVIIVQKDENVTILSYDNAAHIYAEI
- a CDS encoding metal ABC transporter ATP-binding protein encodes the protein MLRVKNLNLTLGNKHVLEDINLNIPIKGEIIGIMGPNGAGKSSLLKSFIGEFKSTGTAHLNDDYIHNSLKSITYIPQKAHIDLDFPIDVEHVVISGAYKDIGWIKWVTSETKKRLNQLMKTLELESLRHRQISQLSGGQLQRVLVARALMTESTLYLLDEPFVGIDFHSEQIIMTQLQKLKSEGKLLLIVHHDLSKTEEYFDRVILLNKTIRYFGDSSTAMLPENLNSTFLNSNSKIEAT
- a CDS encoding metal ABC transporter permease, encoding MMEFVQHLLDYKFLSNALIISIVVGIVCGTVGCLIVLRGLSLMGDAMSHAVLPGVALSFLFNIPMFIGALITGMIASIFIGFITKNSKTKPDAAIGISFTAFLAMGIILISLINSTTDLYHILFGNLLAVTQSTFWSTIVVGVLVMILIILFYRPLMVSTFDPVFSRMSGLNTTITHYFVMLLLSLVIVASIQTVGIILVVALLITPASAAFLIAKKLHTMMIISSLFSTISAIVGLYFSYLYNLPSGATIVLCAFLIYIVIFILSKLQIFNKKGQTI
- the mntC gene encoding manganese ABC transporter substrate-binding lipoprotein MntC yields the protein MKKIIAIALVFILFLSACSNGSNEKSDTASNDKLKIVTTNSILYDMVKNTAGDNVEIHSIVPIGQDPHEYEVKPKDIKALTDADVIFYNGLNLETGNGWFEKALSQANKSTKDDSVVRPSENVKPLYLEGGEGDKSKQDPHAWLSLDNGIKYVETIKDTILKHDKKHNDEIKAQSEKYLGELEQLNKESHDKFNDIPKEQRAMITSEGAFKYFSKQYDIKPGYIWEINTEKQGTPEQMKQAVQFVKDNNLKHLLVETSVDKKSMQSLSEETKKDIFGEVFTDSIGEKGSKGDSYYNMMKENIETVHGSME